From a region of the Ovis aries strain OAR_USU_Benz2616 breed Rambouillet chromosome 2, ARS-UI_Ramb_v3.0, whole genome shotgun sequence genome:
- the LOC101107339 gene encoding gamma-crystallin F, protein MGKITFYEDRGFQGRHYECSSDHSNLQPYFSRCNSIRVDSGCWMIYEQPNFQGPQYFLRRGDYPDYQQWMGLNDSVRSCRLIPHTGSHRLRIYEREDYRGQMVEITEDCSSLHDRFHFSEIHSFNVLEGWWVLYEMTNYRGRQYLLRPGDYRRYHDWGATSARVGSLRRAVDFY, encoded by the exons ATGGGGAAG ATCACCTTCTACGAGGACCGGGGCTTCCAGGGCCGCCACTATGAGTGCAGCAGCGACCACTCCAACCTGCAGCCTTACTTCAGCCGCTGCAACTCCATCCGCGTGGACAGTGGCTGCTGGATGATCTACGAGCAGCCCAACTTCCAGGGGCCCCAGTACTTCCTGCGGCGGGGCGACTACCCCGACTACCAGCAGTGGATGGGCCTCAACGACTCCGTCCGCTCCTGCCGCCTCATCCCCCAC ACTGGTTCCCACCGGCTGAGGATCTATGAGCGAGAGGACTACCGAGGCCAGATGGTGGAAATCACAGAGGACTGCTCCTCACTCCACGACCGCTTCCACTTCAGTGAGATCCACTCCTTCAATGTGCTGGAGGGCTGGTGGGTCCTCTACGAGATGACCAACTACCGGGGGCGGCAGTACCTGCTGCGGCCGGGGGATTACAGGCGCTACCACGACTGGGGGGCTACAAGTGCCCGAGTGGGCTCCTTGAGGAGGGCTGTGGAtttctattga